A window from Molothrus aeneus isolate 106 chromosome 26, BPBGC_Maene_1.0, whole genome shotgun sequence encodes these proteins:
- the P4HB gene encoding protein disulfide-isomerase — MAAVRALLPLLCSALLLLPDRAAAQEEEDGVLVLRANSFEQALAEHRYLLVEFYAPWCGHCKALAPEYAKAAAKLKAEGSEIRLAKVDATEESELAQQFGVRGYPTIKFFKNGDKAAPKEYTAGREADDIVSWLRKRTGPAAASLADVAAAEALVDSSEVVVIGFFKDSASEAAKEFLQAAEAVDDIPFGISSSADVFTKYQISKDSVILFKKFDEGQNNFEGDLTKDNLLNFIKSNSLPLVIEFTEQTAPKIFGGEIKTHILLFLPKSVSDYQGKLDNFKSAAGDFKGKILFIFIDSDHSDNQRILEFFGLKKEECPAVRLITLEEEMTKYKPESDELTADKIKEFCNKFLAGKIKPHLMSQDLPEDWDTQPVKVLVGKNFEEVAFDENKNVFVEFYAPWCGHCKQLAPIWDKLGETYRDHENIVIAKMDSTANEVEAVKIHSFPTLKFFPAGSGRNVIDYNGERTLEGFKKFLESGGQDGAAADDDLEDLEMDEETELEEGDEDEQKLQKDEL, encoded by the exons ATGGCGGCGGTGCGCGCTCTGCTCCCGCTGCTCTGCtcggccctgctgctgctgcccgacCGCGCCGctgcccaggaggaggaggatggcgTCCTGGTGCTGCGCGCCAACTCCTTCGAGCAGGCGCTGGCCGAGCACCGATACCTGCTCGTCGAGTTCT ACGCGCCGTGGTGCGGGCACTGCAAAGCGCTGGCGCCCGAGTACGCGAAGGCGGCGGCGAAGCTAAAGGCGGAGGGCTCGGAAATCCGGCTGGCCAAGGTGGACGCCACGGAGGAGTCGGAGCTGGCGCAGCAGTTCGGCGTGCGCGGGTATCCCACCATCAAGTTCTTCAAGAACGGCGACAAGGCTGCGCCCAAGGAGTACACGG ctggcagggaggcagaCGACATCGTCAGCTGGCTGAGGAAGCGCACGGGCccggctgctgccagcctggctgatgTGGCTGCTGCCGAGGCACTGGTGGACTCCAGTGAAGTGGTGGTGATTGGTTTCTTCAAG GATTCGGCATCAGAGGCAGCAAAGGagttcctgcaggcagcagaagctgTGGATGATATTCCTTTTGGGATTTCCTCCAGTGCTGATGTCTTCACCAAGTACCAGATTAGTAAGGACAGTGTCATCCTCTTCAAGAAG TTTGATGAAGGCCAGAACAACTTTGAAGGGGATCTCACAAAAGATAATCTGCTGAACTTCATCAAGTCTAATTCATTGCCTCTGGTCATAGAGTTCACTGAGCAG ACTGCTCCTAAAATATTTGGAGGAGAGATCAAGACTcatattctgcttttcctgccaaAAAGTGTGTCTGACTATCAAGGGAAGCTGGACAACTTCAAGAGTGCAGCTGGGGACTTCAAAGGGAAG aTCCTGTTCATCTTCATAGACAGTGACCACAGTGACAACCAGAGGATTTTGGAGTTCTTTGGCCTAAAGAAGGAAGAGTGCCCAGCTGTACGTCTGATCACCCTGGAGGAAGAAATGACCAAATACAAACCTGAATCTGATGAGCTCACAGCAGACAAGATCAAAGAGTTCTGTAACAAATTCCTGGCAGGCAAGATCAAG CCCCACCTAATGAGTCAGGATCTTCCTGAAGACTGGGACACGCAGCCTGTCAAAGTTCTGGTTGGGAAGAACTTTGAAGAAGTTGCTTTTGATGAGAATAAGAATGTCTTTGTGGAGTTCT ATGCCCCGTGGTGTGGTCACTGCAAGCAGCTGGCCCCAATCTGGGACAAGCTGGGAGAAACCTACAGGGACCACGAGAACATTGTCATTGCCAAGATGGACTCGACGGCTAATGAAGTGGAGGCAGTGAAAATCCACAGCTTCCCCACGCTCAAGTtcttccctgcaggctctggcagAAAT GTAATTGACTATAATGGGGAGAGGACACTAGAAGGCTTCAAAAAATTCCTGGAGAGCGGAGGTCAGGATGGGGCAGCAGCTGATGAT GATCTGGAGGACCTGGAGATGGATGAAGAAACTGAACTTGAGGAAGGTGATGAGGATGAGCAGAAACTCCAAAAGGATGAATTGTAA
- the PPP1R27 gene encoding protein phosphatase 1 regulatory subunit 27 translates to MPLCLKAAAVSMRDYCPAVPQYGRYGRCSPRYGRYTPRLRASRTVRFPNDVVFQDHIKQGDLEQVGRFIRARKVTLDTIYPSGMAALHEAVLTGNLDCVKLLVKYGADIHQRDENGWTPLHMACSDGYADIARYLLSLGASLEATTDDGEKPSDLIDPEYEDLVQLLGGAALR, encoded by the exons ATGCCGCTGTGCCTGAAGGCTGCTGCCGTCAGCATGAGGGACTATTGCCCCGCGGTGCCGCAGTACGGCCGCTACGGCCGGTGCTCGCCGCGGTACGGCCGCTACACGCCCCGGCTCCGGGCCTCCCGCACCGTGCGCTTCCCCAACGACGTCGTCTTCCAGGACCACATCAAGCAGGGGGACCTGGAGCAGGTGGGCAGGTTCATACGAGCCAGGAAGGTGACACTGGACACCATCTACCCTTCTG gcatgGCAGCGCTGCACGAAGCCGTGCTGACGGGAAACCTGGACTGCGTCAAGCTCCTGGTGAAATACGGCGCTGACATCCACCAGCGGGACGAGAACGGCTGGACGCCCCTGCACATGGCCTGCAGCGACGGCTACGCCGACATCGCCAG GTACCTGCTGTCCCTTGGGGCCAGCCTGGAGGCCACCACGGACGACGGGGAGAAACCCTCGGACCTCATCGACCCCGAGTACGAGGacctggtgcagctgctgggaggcgCCGCGCTGCGCTGA
- the MCRIP1 gene encoding mapk-regulated corepressor-interacting protein 1, translating to MASSPVSRVVYNGKRSGGPRSPGAGSEIFTPAHEENVRFIYEAWQCVERDLRSQMGSERGLVEEYVEKMPNPSLKAFKPVDLGDLKRRNTQDAKKS from the exons ATGGCCAG CTCCCCCGTCTCCCGGGTGGTGTACAACGGAAAGCGGAGCGGCGGCCCGCGCTCCCCCGGCGCCGGCAGCGAGATCTTCACGCCGGCCCACGAGGAGAACGTGCGCTTCATCTACGAGG CCTGGCAGTGCGTGGAGCGCGACCTGCGCAGCCAGATGGGCTCCGAGCGCGGCCTGGTCGAGGAATACGTGGAGAAGATGCCGAACCCCAGCCTGAAAG CGTTTAAACCCGTCGACCTGGGTGATCTGAAGAGGAGGAACACACAGGATGCAAAGAAGTCCTAA
- the GCGR gene encoding glucagon receptor isoform X2 has protein sequence MWSRGGMSQPRLLTLLALLLCCQGPSAQITDNVVERWKEYSEECQRNMSLQPAPTELVCNRTFDKFSCWPDTMPNSTASVPCPWFLPWYQKVKHRHVFKTCGPDGQWVTGPRGQSLRDATQCEQDDEDLKAQEKFAKTYGSFKVMYTVGYSVSLCALLLALALLLGFSKLHCMRNYIHMNLFASFILKGVSVLVIDALLKTHYSDKIDGYNVQVWLSDEAAAGCRAATVFMQYGIVANYCWLLVEGIYLHNLLVVAVFSERSYFTLYLCIGWGAPMLFLIPWVIVKFLYENIQCWSTNNNMGFWWILRFPVFLAILINFFIFIRIIQILVSKLRAHQMRYTDYKFRLARSTLTLIPLLGIHEVVFALITDEHAQGTLRYVKLFFDLFLSSFQGLLVAILYCFVNKEVQAELLKRWQRWKLGKDLAEEYKHTYSHAPSARNGAGSTCEKHQLVSGCTNGLGRSLGPQAGSQRLERSGRSTAEHLALGGHHHCYEFPETTAESHF, from the exons ATGTGGTCCAGAGGAGGGATGTCCCAGCCACGTCTCCTTACCCTGCTGgcgctgctgctctgctgccag GGTCCCTCTGCCCAGATCACGGATAACGTCGTGGAGAGATGGAAGGAGTACAGCGAGGAGTGCCAGCGCAACATGAGCCTCCAGCCCGCGCCCACGG agctggtctGTAACCGCACCTTCGACAAGTTCTCCTGCTGGCCCGACACGATGCCCAACAGCACAGCCAGTGTGCCCTGCCCCTGGTTCCTGCCCTGGTACCAGAAAG TGAAGCACAGACACGTCTTCAAGACCTGTGGGCCGGATGGACAGTGGGTGACAGGCCCGCGGGGACAGTCCCTGCGCGATGCCACACAGTGTGAGCAGGATGACGAGGACCTGAAGGCGCAG GAAAAGTTTGCCAAGACCTATGGCAGCTTCAAGGTGATGTACACTGTGGGCtactctgtgtccctgtgtgcgCTGCTGCtcgccctggccctgctgctgggcttcAG CAAGCTGCACTGCATGAGGAACTACATCCACATGAACCTGTTCGCCTCCTTCATCCTGAAGGGCGTCTCCGTGCTGGTCATCGACGCCCTGCTCAAAACCCACTACAGCGACAAGATCGACGGCTACAACGTGCAAGTGTGGCTGAGCGACGAG gcagctgcaggctgcagggcagccacagtCTTCATGCAGTACGGCATCGTGGCCAACTactgctggctgctggtggAAGGCATCTACCTGCACAACCTGCTGGTGGTGGCCGTCTTCTCTGAGAGGAGCTACTTCACCCTCTACCTGTGCATCGGCTGGG GGGCACCCATGCTGTTCCTCATTCCCTGGGTCATTGTGAAGTTCCTCTACGAAAACATACA GTGCTGGTCCACAAACAACAACATGGGCTTCTGGTGGATCCTTCGCTTCCCCGTGTTCCTGGCCATCCTG ATCAacttcttcatcttcatccGCATCATTCAGATCCTTGTTTCCAAGCTCCGTGCACACCAGATGCGCTACACTGACTACAAGTTCAG GCTGGCCAGGTCCACGCTGACGCTCATCCCGCTGCTGGGCATCCACGAGGTGGTCTTTGCCCTCATCACGGACGAGCACGCCCAGGGCACGCTGCGCTACGTCAAGCTCTTCTTCGACCTCTTCCTGAGCTCCTTccag GGTTTGCTGGTGGCCATTCTCTACTGCTTCGTCAACAAGGAG gtgcaggcagagctgctgaagcGGTGGCAGCGCTGGAAGCTGGGGAAGGACCTGGCCGAGGAGTACAAGCACACCTACAGCCACGCACCCAGTGCCCGCAACGGCGCCGGCAGCACCTGTGAGAAGCACCAGCTGGTGAGTGGCTGCACCAACGGGCTGGGGCGCAGCCTGGGCCCCCAGGCCGGCTCCCAGCGCCTGGAGAGGAGCGGGCGCAGCACCGCAGAGCACCTCGCCCTCGGGGGCCATCACCACTGCTACGAGTTTCCTGAGACCACGGCTGAGAGCCATTTCTGA
- the GCGR gene encoding glucagon receptor isoform X1: protein MWSRGGMSQPRLLTLLALLLCCQGPSAQITDNVVERWKEYSEECQRNMSLQPAPTELVCNRTFDKFSCWPDTMPNSTASVPCPWFLPWYQKVKHRHVFKTCGPDGQWVTGPRGQSLRDATQCEQDDEDLKAQEKFAKTYGSFKVMYTVGYSVSLCALLLALALLLGFSKLHCMRNYIHMNLFASFILKGVSVLVIDALLKTHYSDKIDGYNVQVWLSDEAAAGCRAATVFMQYGIVANYCWLLVEGIYLHNLLVVAVFSERSYFTLYLCIGWGAPMLFLIPWVIVKFLYENIQCWSTNNNMGFWWILRFPVFLAILINFFIFIRIIQILVSKLRAHQMRYTDYKFRWVLDVALPESPRHTRLCSHPRPPSNRLARSTLTLIPLLGIHEVVFALITDEHAQGTLRYVKLFFDLFLSSFQGLLVAILYCFVNKEVQAELLKRWQRWKLGKDLAEEYKHTYSHAPSARNGAGSTCEKHQLVSGCTNGLGRSLGPQAGSQRLERSGRSTAEHLALGGHHHCYEFPETTAESHF, encoded by the exons ATGTGGTCCAGAGGAGGGATGTCCCAGCCACGTCTCCTTACCCTGCTGgcgctgctgctctgctgccag GGTCCCTCTGCCCAGATCACGGATAACGTCGTGGAGAGATGGAAGGAGTACAGCGAGGAGTGCCAGCGCAACATGAGCCTCCAGCCCGCGCCCACGG agctggtctGTAACCGCACCTTCGACAAGTTCTCCTGCTGGCCCGACACGATGCCCAACAGCACAGCCAGTGTGCCCTGCCCCTGGTTCCTGCCCTGGTACCAGAAAG TGAAGCACAGACACGTCTTCAAGACCTGTGGGCCGGATGGACAGTGGGTGACAGGCCCGCGGGGACAGTCCCTGCGCGATGCCACACAGTGTGAGCAGGATGACGAGGACCTGAAGGCGCAG GAAAAGTTTGCCAAGACCTATGGCAGCTTCAAGGTGATGTACACTGTGGGCtactctgtgtccctgtgtgcgCTGCTGCtcgccctggccctgctgctgggcttcAG CAAGCTGCACTGCATGAGGAACTACATCCACATGAACCTGTTCGCCTCCTTCATCCTGAAGGGCGTCTCCGTGCTGGTCATCGACGCCCTGCTCAAAACCCACTACAGCGACAAGATCGACGGCTACAACGTGCAAGTGTGGCTGAGCGACGAG gcagctgcaggctgcagggcagccacagtCTTCATGCAGTACGGCATCGTGGCCAACTactgctggctgctggtggAAGGCATCTACCTGCACAACCTGCTGGTGGTGGCCGTCTTCTCTGAGAGGAGCTACTTCACCCTCTACCTGTGCATCGGCTGGG GGGCACCCATGCTGTTCCTCATTCCCTGGGTCATTGTGAAGTTCCTCTACGAAAACATACA GTGCTGGTCCACAAACAACAACATGGGCTTCTGGTGGATCCTTCGCTTCCCCGTGTTCCTGGCCATCCTG ATCAacttcttcatcttcatccGCATCATTCAGATCCTTGTTTCCAAGCTCCGTGCACACCAGATGCGCTACACTGACTACAAGTTCAGGTGGGTGCTGGACGTGGCTCTCCCTGAGTCCCCACGGCACACACGGCTGTGTTCCCACCCGAGACCCCCGTCCAACAGGCTGGCCAGGTCCACGCTGACGCTCATCCCGCTGCTGGGCATCCACGAGGTGGTCTTTGCCCTCATCACGGACGAGCACGCCCAGGGCACGCTGCGCTACGTCAAGCTCTTCTTCGACCTCTTCCTGAGCTCCTTccag GGTTTGCTGGTGGCCATTCTCTACTGCTTCGTCAACAAGGAG gtgcaggcagagctgctgaagcGGTGGCAGCGCTGGAAGCTGGGGAAGGACCTGGCCGAGGAGTACAAGCACACCTACAGCCACGCACCCAGTGCCCGCAACGGCGCCGGCAGCACCTGTGAGAAGCACCAGCTGGTGAGTGGCTGCACCAACGGGCTGGGGCGCAGCCTGGGCCCCCAGGCCGGCTCCCAGCGCCTGGAGAGGAGCGGGCGCAGCACCGCAGAGCACCTCGCCCTCGGGGGCCATCACCACTGCTACGAGTTTCCTGAGACCACGGCTGAGAGCCATTTCTGA